The window CCGTTGGGTGCTACTAGGTCACGGCTCCGGGACAGTAAATTGAAGGTTTCCAAAATGGACGAAATGCCTGTTTCGGATCGGTCAGGGAGGCCACCAATATAAAGAGTGAAAATGCTGCAACATCTTTTGAAAGGGAATCGACAATTGTTTATCAACACGAACTGAGAACGGCTGTCATTGAATGGTTTTTGAATTTTGCattccaatatatatatatctttttcaTAAGTaacttttttccaaattttcaaatactcataatttctttttataaaaaaatccgCGATGTCATCGACACCATTCCAAGAGATACTAGAATGGCAGATCCACGCCTATTCTTGTAGCTGACAATCCTAACTTGCCAAGTGCATGATTGATTTAGTAAGATTTAATACATggcattaaatataataaaatcaatCGAGCATGTAATTTTGTAAAACTTAGgtgaatttttataatttttagatATGCCtgaaatatatgaaaatcaaTCGAGCATGTAATTTTATAAGACTTAGGtgaattttgagatttttttgttATGCTTGAAATTTCAAGAATCTTTCAAtggttttcttgaaatttttgggcATTGAGTGAAATTCGAACGTATGATGAAGAGTTCTTTACACAAAATTTGATCCAGTTATTAATCATGGAAGATCTACTGTATGCATATATCATTTGTTGAAGTTTAAAATTGCACCACACTACAACCAAGCGTACGAGCAAAGACAATTGTCGCAACAAAAGAATTTCTTAACGTTTTCATCTTTCAAATATACCTTTCACATACACCATTCCCTTTTCACTCAGCTGCAACGCTTTCCTCATTTGCTCTACCTGTTGATCATCACCTTGCACGATAATCTCCGATAAAGTTCCATCGTCGGCCACCATCATTTTCACCTTGACCTGCTCCTTTCTTGATGCTTTTGTCCAATAATACACCCCCCTGTTGTATTCATATTAATCAGTTTTTCGAATTAAGGGATTTCATATTTGAATCAAATCATGATCGAGGTGTAGTTCACTTACGCGAGGGGACTCAGTACAGTCAGCCAAAACCAATTGTTTCCGATGTCGGGAAAAGTTATTGTAAGAACGAGGGCTACACTTGCTAGACTTATACAGGTGCAGAAAGTTAGCAGAGCAGCTTGACCCCGGCTAGGAGCCATCATTCCTTCGAATCTAAAACCGACCAATAGTTTATATATAAACCAACTCAAGTAACACCAAAATCTGAGATGGATAAAGTCCTTGCATGACAGCAGATGAAGTAGTCTCCCAACATGTCATCAGTAAAcatataaacaagaaaattttcagatATATGTGGTGTGAGAGGCTTACACTATTATATCGCCTCGATCAGCCACTGAAAAACTATTTCGCGTAAAGAATGAAAAAATTTCTCCAGCCACCTGCTTAGGCGCCTTCTTCACCTCCCCTTCTATGAATGTCTTCTGCACAACCTGTGATAAAATCAAAGTCAAATATACCATTCACCAAGCAAACGCTCATTAAACTCGAAATCATtcagaaattaagaaaattgcaatgtATCTTTAGCCTCAGTGCATAGGGAACCTTTAGACTGATCAGCCACCGTGCTAAAACATATTGCTTCTATACTAAAACAAGTGGCAAATAAGCAGATACATAGGACATTAGGGGCAATAATTGGCACTATCTAACAGGTGTATACGTCCATGCAGAAACGGAACATGGAAATATGGTACCTTAGATTTCACAGAACGTTTGATGAGAGACCAAAGACCGGGAACTGAGATGATGAAGAGACCAAGAGAAGTGTAGTAACTGGCCAACGAGTAACCAGAATTATCCGCTAGCAAAAATAGAGGCCGAGGGTCATGAAGTTGCTCCACGAGAGGCGAAGTAGAGGAAAGAACATCATCAAGAGAGTAAGACATTCCAACCACAAGGTTCCTTTGTCTTGTTGACATGCAACCCTCTCCAAACCATGATGGATGAATGCGGTGCTGGTCCTGGGTTGAAAACGTGCAACGATGAGATATTGGAGAGATTAGTAGCTTCATCGCCATATCTGATCATTCAAAAGTAAAAACTGACCTAATCAGTTTGCTGAAATTTCTTGATTCCATCTAAGGACACACCATTCTTGTTTCCGTTATCATTATTTTCGGTAGGTGGTTGAAAATTAACCTCTGCTTAATCTCAAAGTATTCAATAATCCATTGCTCTTACAAGTTAAAGAGATTCACATCTGTCAAAAAACAGGCCCAAGATTGAATATTTATAACAACTCAAGAAACGCtttaacaaaaatcaattttctaaaTCTACTCCATTGAACTACACAGATTATATACACCCGGTATTTATCGTAATTCCATTACTGGCAACAACGCTGAAACACTTAATCACCATGTAAGCCTACAGCAACCTAATCCAAAATCGAAATTTCACACTcaaacaaaaacataaaaaatgaaaaatcaagcGAAGCAAGCAAACATAGCTGGGACTTAACCGCATGGATTTAGCGTGTCTACAAGCAGAGATACTTCCACTTGTCTCAAAATTTCCCCTTGTGTAGAACTTATAACAAGAAATAGAGATAGATACATAAATGTCTAAATAGCATTTTACCAATTTCTCGGTCGGAATACAGAAAATATAATGAGCACAAgtttgaaaaaaagaagaagatagaAGACATTAAGCTACGGAGGAAAAGCTACGAACAGCAACAGTTTTGGTACCTTTGAAGGGTGGAATGGAGCTTCTTGGCGAGAACAGGCTCACACAGATAGGGGTTAATATATGTGTgtcagtgtgtgtgtgtgtgtgtgtgtgtgtgcgcatTGTTTGGAGCGAGAGATGGATGAGGTAACCAATTCACGGTCCAGATTTGATGTTTTCTCCGAAAAGGCAGAGGcatgatatttttaagtatACGTAATTAATTTTACATGTCTGAACTGATAAATACAGAAAATAAATTAGACATTATTAttcggtaaaaaaaaaattttcgtccgtacttagcaaatttctcgtcatgtatttttatgaaattactCAAACAAACAGAAAGTATGATAAAGAATTAATATTTGAACCATCAAAAAACAGAATTCATATTTTAGTCATGTGAAATCCATAAGCATAGACGAACCAAATCGAAAATCTTACAACCAACAACAGAATTTCAAAAAGAAGAACGTTGTTTCAAACAAAATCCCATTTTGAAGATATTAAAATAGTGTGAAGCATCCCTTTTCATCAACAAGACGACTAATCCTCTCCGAAGCAGCTGCGAGTGTGTCCTCACTTTTGCAGAAAGCAAATCTGATATACTTGGTAGATGGATTTGCATGGAAAAATCCACGCCCAGGCACTGCCACGACCCCGGATCGTTTAATCAACTCCTCTATAAATTCAACCTGCAACGTCAATCTCGTTAAAACTAAATTCATCATCTCTGTTCTTCTCCATGAAACCCGAGCCCAAAGTTCAGAAAGACTCACATCAGAGAACAGGCAAGTTTCAGGGAGTCGAGCAAATACGAAAAAAGAACCTTGTGGCTTAAACTCTATCTTTAAACCAACCCTTGCAAGCAAGTTGATCATACAATCTCTTTTTGATTCATAATCCTGACCACATTGGACAGCATCACGTTCTTAAACATAACTCACGAGGTTGCCATGTTGGATTATAATCACATCAAACATCTGTAAAAGTATCCCTAGTGACTCGTGTCATATTTTGGGTGATGTTGGCACAAGGGGGAATGGGTAATGATGGTATTCGAAAGTCAATGATGACTAAATTGGACTGACAGTTCAAGGATCGAATTTCATTGTTTTGAAACGTAAAATGGAGCTGCGGAATCCACAGAGCAAATTTAAAGACTCGGAAACTTTGGTAAGGGATTGGACTTTCAAAGCACACAAGATCATTTGGGAATAGTAGAATGCTTTAGAAATCTAGATTATCAGAATGAGACAAACCTTCAATCTACATGAAGAATTTGATGGTTGTAATCTTACCCTTCTCAATGAATCAAAGTAAGAAGGAAGACTATTCAAAGCAGTCAAAGCAGCTTCTTGAAAAGGAGCCGGAGCAGAATCTGTTATTTTGATATGAATATTTCTGACTGCAGAAGCAATAGAAGATGGAGCAATCGCCCACCCAACTCTCCATCCTATATTGCAACCACTACTTGCTGTAAATCATTCTCGCATCTTTTGGGCACATGAAAGAAAAGGTATTCGACAAAGGAAGGGCGGGGGTTGTGAATTTTAAGCGGAAAATTGTACCAGTTACGCTAAAAGTTTTTGACAAGGAAGACGTAATGATCGTCCGTCTCTGCATTTCTGGAAGTGAAGCAATCGACAAGTGTTTTTCATTGTCGAAAGTAATATGCTCGTACACCTGCAGAAATAATAATTCAAAAGCAAAAAAGAAAAGTTACGGGGCAAAAGAAATactctttttttgtttgtttaacCTTACAATGAAGATATATAAGTTGATCACCACTATGTAAATAGCAGGCTTTGCCTGACGGAGAATGGAGAACCAAGCAGAAACAATACATGCTGCGAGTCTAACAAGAAAGAATGTTTTCAGTCTCCAATTTTCAGCCTATCATGGTAATCTACAGGTACAATATGAGTGTTCTGCGATTTTCTGTAAATTTAGAGGCTTGACATAAATGAAGAAATGGATATTTACAGGAAAATAATATCGAACACAATAATAATTCctaatcttttaaataatgaaaattaatattgaaattcaTGATCCCATCACGAGAGAGAATTATTGAgcctaaaaaatatatattaaatgtcGTTATGCGATAGGAGTCGGCAAAGTTCGATCATACTTCATCTGTTACCACAAACACATCCCATCTCTGGCAAGCTCCAGCAATAATGTCAAGCTCCTCCTTTGTGAAAACTTTTCCTGTTGGGTTATGGGGGCTGTCTCACATTGAATTAGTCTACTTCCAAAAGCTTATAAGTCATTATCAAGCACCACATCTGAAAAGTGGCACAGCATTTTCAAAAAAAGAACTCGAGAACTATCGATCTACATTAAGTTCAACtccataaaaaaatgaaaaaatcaagtatcttttttttatttaatttaagataatgCACTTAAGAATCGATAACCAAATGCTACACAAGCAGAAAACCAACCAAAAAGAATTGATACACGAGAGAAATATGAACGCTAGCTCATATTTTTTAAAGGATAATTCAAAAGGCCAATTGGTTTTTACTATTTCACAGTAGAACTTTTGATGTAACAAGAAAACACTCCTATCAGAGCAAACACAAACTGATGCAGCGCCCTCAAAGGATGTCCGAGTCGATAGAATAGGTGAAATTTCGTCAATTGTCAAAACTTCGATTTTCAACGTCTTTTCGGACGAGCTTGTCACATATGGTTTTCTCAGTGAGGTTTCTACAAACCAAATGTAAAATTAATAGCATGTTAAGTCCcgcatttttttaaatcaattataaaacCCCTATCAAATGGGGTAAATGTGGCTAATTTGTATTACATATGAATGaaatgtatttgattttttaaaaaaaggactAATGCAGCAATTGTAACAACGATATAGCAAGAGACCACGCAGATTAGGCTGAAAACCTTCGACTGCTAAAACGAATGGGTCACGAACTCTTGCAAAACCTTTCAAGAATAACAACTTTACCACAAGGCACAAACCATACCTGTTCAAAACCAAAGCTTTAGTGTTATAAGTAAAAGTCTTCTCAAGTTTATCAGGACTCAATGTCCAATAAGGGGGATCGAGAGCCACATATACCTACCATATTTTCACGATAACAAATATATCATTTCATACCATTCGGAAACTAAATCGAACGAAAGAAAAATACTGCAACGACTGAATCAGCTAACCGGAACTCCTCCAGCAAGCTTTATACAAGTGTCGTATGTTTCATAGGACGGATCGAACAATATAACCTCATCTCCTTTATCAATAACTGAAACCAAAACAAACCCAAGACACGAAAATGGGAACTGAGCCAAAACTAAGAAAGAAACAACATAGATTATACTTGCAAACATTGTTGCCGCAAATGCCTCGGACTGCCCGCAACAAATGACCATATCAGTGTCGGGGTCAACATCAATTCCATGCATTTCTTTCATGTTACGAGCAACGTAATCACAAATTCCTTGCACGTGCCTTCATAAATTAACTAAATCTTTTGAGATTCCACTAATCAGAAAATGACGGGAACATGTTCGTTTGTTTGGATGGATGGACCTGTACTggttgaagtcggaattgataGCGGAGACGGCGGCGTTTTTTATGTACAGCGGCGCGGGAAAATCGGGGAATCCTTCAGCGAGATTAATGGCATTGCATCTTTNAATAAACGttaagataataattttttattattagcgtaatttatttatgaaatgttcaaaatTTGTAACTTTTCATAACTTAGAAACAAAAGgaatagaaatatttttaattagattNCATGGAAAAATCCACGCCCAGGCACTGCCACGACCCCGGATCGTTTAATCAACTCCTCTATAAATTCAACCTGCAACGTCAATCTCGTTAAAACTAAATTCATCATCTCTGTTCTTCTCCATGAAACCCGAGCCCAAAGTTCAGAAAGACTCACATCAGAGAACAGGCAAGTTTCAGGGAGTCGAGCAAATACGAAAAAAGAACCTTGTGGCTTAAACTCTATCTTTAAACCAACCCTTGCAAGCAAGTTGATCATACAATCTCTTTTTGATTCATAATCCTGACCACATTGGACAGCATCACGTTCTTAAACATAACTCACGAGGTTGCCATGTTGGATTATAATCACATCAAACATCTGTAAAAGTATCCCTAGTGACTCGTGTCATATTTTGGGTGATGTTGGCACAAGGGGGAATGGGTAATGATGGTATTCGAAAGTCAATGATGACTAAATTGGACTGACAGTTCAAGGATCGAATTTCATTGTTTTGAAACGTAAAATGGAGCTGCGGAATCCACAGAGCAAATTTAAAGACTCGGAAACTTTGGTAAGGGATTGGACTTTCAAAGCACACAAGATCATTTGGGAATAGTAGAATGCTTTAGAAATCTAGATTATCAGAATGAGACAAACCTTCAATCTACATGAAGAATTTGATGGTTGTAATCTTACCCTTCTCAATGAATCAAAGTAAGAAGGAAGACTATTCAAAGCAGTCAAAGCAGCTTCTTGAAAAGGAGCCGGAGCAGAATCTGTTATTTTGATATGAATATTTCTGACTGCAGAAGCAATAGAAGATGGAGCAATCGCCCACCCAACTCTCCATCCTATATTGCAACCACTACTTGCTGTAAATCATTCTCGCATCTTTTGGGCACATGAAAGAAAAGGTATTCGACAAAGGAAGGGCGGGGGTTGTGAATTTTAAGCGGAAAATTGTACCAGTTACGCTAAAAGTTTTTGACAAGGAAGACGTAATGATCGTCCGTCTCTGCATTTCTGGAAGTGAAGCAATCGACAAGTGTTTTTCATTGTCGAAAGTAATATGCTCGTACACCTGCAGAAATAATAATTCAAAAGCAAAAAAGAAAAGTTACGGGGCAAAAGAAATactctttttttgtttgtttaacCTTACAATGAAGATATATAAGTTGATCACCACTATGTAAATAGCAGGCTTTGCCTGACGGAGAATGGAGAACCAAGCAGAAACAATACATGCTGCGAGTCTAACAAGAAAGAATGTTTTCAGTCTCCAATTTTCAGCCTATCATGGTAATCTACAGGTACAATATGAGTGTTCTGCGATTTTCTGTAAATTTAGAGGCTTGACATAAATGAAGAAATGGATATTTACAGGAAAATAATATCGAACACAATAATAATTCctaatcttttaaataatgaaaattaatattgaaattcaTGATCCCATCACGAGAGAGAATTATTGAgcctaaaaaatatatattaaatgtcGTTATGCGATAGGAGTCGGCAAAGTTCGATCATACTTCATCTGTTACCACAAACACATCCCATCTCTGGCAAGCTCCAGCAATAATGTCAAGCTCCTCCTTTGTGAAAACTTTTCCTGTTGGGTTATGGGGGCTGTCTCACATTGAATTAGTCTACTTCCAAAAGCTTATAAGTCATTATCAAGCACCACATCTGAAAAGTGGCACAGCATTTTCAAAAAAAGAACTCGAGAACTATCGATCTACATTAAGTTCAACtccataaaaaaatgaaaaaatcaagtatcttttttttatttaatttaagataatgCACTTAAGAATCGATAACCAAATGCTACACAAGCAGAAAACCAACCAAAAAGAATTGATACACGAGAGAAATATGAACGCTAGCTCATATTTTTTAAAGGATAATTCAAAAGGCCAATTGGTTTTTACTATTTCACAGTAGAACTTTTGATGTAACAAGAAAACACTCCTATCAGAGCAAACACAAACTGATGCAGCGCCCTCAAAGGATGTCCGAGTCGATAGAATAGGTGAAATTTCGTCAATTGTCAAAACTTCGATTTTCAACGTCTTTTCGGACGAGCTTGTCACATATGGTTTTCTCAGTGAGGTTTCTACAAACCAAATGTAAAATTAATAGCATGTTAAGTCCcgcatttttttaaatcaattataaaacCCCTATCAAATGGGGTAAATGTGGCTAATTTGTATTACATATG of the Primulina huaijiensis isolate GDHJ02 chromosome 1, ASM1229523v2, whole genome shotgun sequence genome contains:
- the LOC140972899 gene encoding uncharacterized protein; the encoded protein is LTFIXRCNAINLAEGFPDFPAPLYIKNAAVSAINSDFNQYRHVQGICDYVARNMKEMHGIDVDPDTDMVICCGQSEAFAATMFAIIDKGDEVILFDPSYETYDTCIKLAGGVPVYVALDPPYWTLSPDKLEKTFTYNTKALVLNSPHNPTGKVFTKEELDIIAGACQRWDVFVVTDEVYEHITFDNEKHLSIASLPEMQRRTIITSSLSKTFSVTGWRVGWAIAPSSIASAVRNIHIKITDSAPAPFQEAALTALNSLPSYFDSLRRVRLQPSNSSCRLKDYESKRDCMINLLARVGLKIEFKPQGSFFVFARLPETCLFSDVEFIEELIKRSGVVAVPGRGFFHANPSTKYIRFAFCKSEDTLAAASERISRLVDEKGCFTLF
- the LOC140972907 gene encoding uncharacterized protein codes for the protein MEEKLSSVAKTLTPSPIQQLSFLAQRCNAINLAEGFPDFPAPLYIKNAAVSAINSDFNQYRHVQGICDYVARNMKEMHGIDVDPDTDMVICCGQSEAFAATMFAIIDKGDEVILFDPSYETYDTCIKLAGGVPVYVALDPPYWTLSPDKLEKTFTYNTKALVLNSPHNPTGKVFTKEELDIIAGACQRWDVFVVTDEVYEHITFDNEKHLSIASLPEMQRRTIITSSLSKTFSVTGWRVGWAIAPSSIASAVRNIHIKITDSAPAPFQEAALTALNSLPSYFDSLRRVRLQPSNSSCRLKDYESKRDCMINLLARVGLKIEFKPQGSFFVFARLPETCLFSDVEFIEELIKRSGVVAVPGRGFFHXI
- the LOC140989174 gene encoding protein COFACTOR ASSEMBLY OF COMPLEX C SUBUNIT B CCB1, chloroplastic-like isoform X1, with the translated sequence MRTHTHTHTHTDTHILTPICVSLFSPRSSIPPFKDMAMKLLISPISHRCTFSTQDQHRIHPSWFGEGCMSTRQRNLVVGMSYSLDDVLSSTSPLVEQLHDPRPLFLLADNSGYSLASYYTSLGLFIISVPGLWSLIKRSVKSKVVQKTFIEGEVKKAPKQVAGEIFSFFTRNSFSVADRGDIIVFEGMMAPSRGQAALLTFCTCISLASVALVLTITFPDIGNNWFWLTVLSPLAGVYYWTKASRKEQVKVKMMVADDGTLSEIIVQGDDQQVEQMRKALQLSEKGMVYVKGIFER
- the LOC140989174 gene encoding protein COFACTOR ASSEMBLY OF COMPLEX C SUBUNIT B CCB1, chloroplastic-like isoform X2: MYLSLFLVISSTQGEILRQVEVSLLVDTLNPCDMAMKLLISPISHRCTFSTQDQHRIHPSWFGEGCMSTRQRNLVVGMSYSLDDVLSSTSPLVEQLHDPRPLFLLADNSGYSLASYYTSLGLFIISVPGLWSLIKRSVKSKVVQKTFIEGEVKKAPKQVAGEIFSFFTRNSFSVADRGDIIVFEGMMAPSRGQAALLTFCTCISLASVALVLTITFPDIGNNWFWLTVLSPLAGVYYWTKASRKEQVKVKMMVADDGTLSEIIVQGDDQQVEQMRKALQLSEKGMVYVKGIFER
- the LOC140989174 gene encoding protein COFACTOR ASSEMBLY OF COMPLEX C SUBUNIT B CCB1, chloroplastic-like isoform X3; this translates as MAMKLLISPISHRCTFSTQDQHRIHPSWFGEGCMSTRQRNLVVGMSYSLDDVLSSTSPLVEQLHDPRPLFLLADNSGYSLASYYTSLGLFIISVPGLWSLIKRSVKSKVVQKTFIEGEVKKAPKQVAGEIFSFFTRNSFSVADRGDIIVFEGMMAPSRGQAALLTFCTCISLASVALVLTITFPDIGNNWFWLTVLSPLAGVYYWTKASRKEQVKVKMMVADDGTLSEIIVQGDDQQVEQMRKALQLSEKGMVYVKGIFER